In one Chryseobacterium camelliae genomic region, the following are encoded:
- a CDS encoding ROK family protein gives MSLVDLSKHVALGIDIGGTNTKFGVVNHRGEVLEKGNIRTDAYPTVEEYIDALYEAVRPLIESHGKEKNFDGIGVGAPNANYYTGTIEHAPNLPWKGIIPFAELMKAKFGLPCTITNDANAAAIGEMLFGAARGMKDFIMITLGTGVGSGIIAGGKLIYGHDGFAGELGHTIVKPGGRKHWSTGSEGSLEAYASATGIAITAKKMRAEFPESMLNQYPEEAINSKTVHECALKGDPISIEVFRYTGQKLGEALANFVMFSSPEAILLFGGVIKAGDFILKPTKLHMERNLLPIFRNKVKLVFSELDEADAAILGASALVWEK, from the coding sequence ATGTCATTAGTAGATTTGTCAAAACACGTTGCGCTGGGAATTGATATTGGCGGAACAAATACAAAATTTGGGGTAGTAAACCACCGGGGAGAAGTTCTTGAAAAAGGAAATATCCGTACAGATGCCTATCCTACCGTAGAAGAATATATTGATGCTTTATACGAAGCTGTTCGGCCTCTGATCGAAAGCCACGGGAAGGAGAAAAATTTTGATGGAATCGGTGTAGGAGCTCCAAATGCCAACTACTATACAGGAACTATAGAACATGCTCCCAATTTACCATGGAAGGGCATCATTCCTTTTGCGGAATTGATGAAAGCCAAGTTTGGGCTTCCATGTACCATAACCAATGATGCTAATGCTGCCGCTATAGGAGAAATGCTTTTCGGAGCAGCCAGAGGAATGAAAGATTTCATCATGATCACTTTGGGAACAGGAGTGGGAAGCGGAATCATTGCCGGAGGAAAATTAATCTACGGACATGACGGATTTGCAGGCGAGCTGGGACATACTATTGTAAAACCAGGCGGGAGAAAACATTGGAGCACAGGTTCTGAAGGTAGCCTTGAAGCTTATGCTTCTGCAACGGGTATTGCTATTACCGCAAAGAAAATGAGGGCAGAATTTCCGGAATCAATGCTTAATCAATATCCTGAAGAAGCAATCAATTCTAAAACAGTGCATGAATGTGCTCTGAAAGGAGATCCTATTTCAATTGAGGTTTTCAGGTATACGGGACAGAAACTGGGAGAAGCTTTAGCAAATTTTGTTATGTTTTCTTCTCCGGAGGCAATTCTTTTATTTGGTGGAGTAATCAAAGCAGGCGATTTTATCTTAAAGCCTACCAAACTTCATATGGAAAGAAATCTTCTTCCTATCTTCAGAAATAAAGTTAAATTGGTTTTCAGCGAACTGGACGAAGCAGACGCTGCCATTTTAGGAGCCAGTGCCTTAGTTTGGGAAAAGTAA
- a CDS encoding type I restriction endonuclease, with protein sequence MDLKIKLEQLHQKVIGLKEQIGTEEATKNAFVMPFIQILGYDIFNPTEVVPEHICDIGTKKGEKVDYVIKNNDEPIFIIECKHWKENADAHNSQLHRYYHVSKTRFGVLTNGIVYNFYADLEKPNIMDEKPFLTINLEDLKDSAIKILESFTKTGYNLEDILGSAAALKYIKAIRKEFEKEIENPSDQLVKLLVNRFFDKPINANRLIAFKEYTKKALTTSINESISFRLKSALSINEQIEKHDDKNIQPVDENNEIPKFITTEEESEGFQIVKAILREKIPSERIAPRDTQSYFGVLLDDNNRKPICRLHFNTTNKYLELFHNGKDAGEKMPLNDLDEIYNYRNELHQTLEIYN encoded by the coding sequence ATGGATCTTAAAATTAAACTTGAGCAGCTTCATCAAAAAGTCATTGGCTTAAAAGAGCAGATCGGAACTGAAGAAGCAACAAAAAATGCTTTTGTAATGCCTTTTATACAAATCTTAGGATATGATATATTCAATCCGACAGAAGTTGTTCCCGAACATATTTGTGATATCGGAACCAAAAAGGGTGAAAAAGTAGATTATGTGATCAAAAACAATGATGAACCCATCTTCATTATAGAATGTAAGCACTGGAAAGAAAATGCGGATGCTCATAATTCTCAGCTTCATCGGTATTATCATGTTTCAAAAACACGATTCGGAGTGCTAACGAATGGGATTGTCTACAATTTTTATGCTGACCTTGAGAAGCCCAATATCATGGATGAAAAGCCTTTTCTTACCATAAATCTTGAAGACCTGAAAGACAGTGCAATAAAAATCCTGGAAAGCTTCACTAAAACCGGTTATAATCTGGAAGATATTTTAGGTTCTGCAGCAGCTTTAAAATACATCAAAGCGATCCGGAAAGAATTTGAAAAAGAAATAGAAAACCCTTCAGATCAATTGGTCAAACTTTTAGTAAACCGCTTTTTTGACAAACCCATTAATGCTAACAGGCTCATTGCATTTAAGGAGTACACTAAAAAAGCATTAACCACATCCATCAACGAATCTATCAGCTTTAGACTAAAATCTGCCCTGAGTATCAATGAGCAAATCGAAAAGCATGATGATAAAAACATACAGCCTGTTGACGAAAACAATGAAATCCCGAAATTCATTACGACTGAAGAAGAATCTGAAGGATTCCAAATCGTGAAAGCAATCCTGAGAGAAAAAATTCCTTCAGAAAGAATTGCACCAAGAGATACCCAGTCTTATTTTGGAGTTTTGCTGGATGACAACAACAGAAAGCCGATCTGCAGGCTGCATTTTAATACAACCAATAAATATCTGGAGCTATTTCATAATGGAAAAGATGCCGGAGAAAAAATGCCGCTAAATGATCTTGATGAAATTTATAATTATCGAAATGAGCTTCATCAGACGTTAGAAATCTATAATTAA
- a CDS encoding TonB-dependent receptor: protein MKKALLSVACLGSVTIFAQKTDSVKTSDVEEVVLTASRKKENIKEVPSSITIVGEKQIQSQLSVNSDISSILQYTVPSLGPSSGQTSNSGQTLRGRQVLVLIDGVPQSTPLRNGARDIRSIDPSVIERIEVIKGASSIYGNGADGGIINYITKKNTSDKKITGVSQIGITGQPYGGTLGARASQFLAGKSGKFDYALSLAYERTGNMKDGDGVHLTPTYSPAKMDNYNGMLKIGFDINKNQRLEASYIGYASKSDLNLGLKTGKYGITPSIGEGEGQGLETTPQGTPRNHNFRLTYDNSQIFRNTSLNINLYSQDFRTVYGYSNTFLNGGQSNIISKKYGIRVNFDTQIFNHQNAQLEVMYGADILNDQTVQKLEDGRYWTPDMSMTNIAPFALIKLDLFKKLTIKGGLRYENMKVNVGDFNTLSSLKADGTFTKSIFVKGGDLEYNALVGNIGMRYNINNALNLFSSFSQSYSINELGRILRTSTESTIANLETKPIIVNNYELGATGQITKWLNYEVTSYVSTSKLGASFIQSADRAITIQRSPEVVYGVEGYLHFSPYKWINFGGSYSWLEGITSLKDDGDYSAKINNSRISAPKILAYVQVRPTKALSLGLDMLHSFEQDRFSPNAKTGLYTYGEGYVPETTIFNFRSSYQINSNWKASLGIENLFNKTYQPAIAWWNARDTEFVNALGMRGTFMIEYKF from the coding sequence CCTAGGATCAGTTACCATTTTTGCGCAAAAAACAGACAGTGTAAAAACATCTGATGTAGAAGAAGTAGTACTTACCGCTTCACGAAAAAAAGAAAACATTAAAGAAGTACCCAGCTCTATTACCATTGTAGGCGAAAAACAAATTCAGTCTCAATTGTCGGTAAATTCTGACATTTCCAGTATTTTACAATATACGGTTCCGAGTTTAGGTCCAAGCTCAGGACAAACATCCAACTCAGGACAAACTTTAAGAGGACGACAGGTTTTGGTGTTAATTGATGGTGTTCCCCAGTCTACTCCTCTAAGAAACGGAGCAAGAGACATTCGTTCAATCGACCCTTCGGTCATTGAAAGAATTGAAGTCATAAAAGGAGCTTCTTCCATCTACGGAAACGGTGCAGACGGAGGGATAATCAATTATATCACCAAAAAAAATACATCCGACAAAAAAATAACGGGTGTTTCCCAAATAGGCATTACAGGACAACCTTATGGGGGAACTTTAGGAGCAAGAGCCAGCCAGTTTTTAGCAGGAAAATCAGGAAAGTTTGATTATGCCCTTTCCTTAGCTTACGAAAGAACAGGTAATATGAAAGACGGAGACGGAGTACATCTTACACCTACCTACAGCCCAGCAAAAATGGATAACTATAACGGAATGCTGAAGATTGGTTTCGATATTAATAAAAACCAGAGATTAGAAGCCTCTTACATTGGGTACGCTTCAAAATCTGATCTCAACCTGGGTCTTAAAACCGGAAAATACGGCATCACACCATCCATTGGCGAGGGCGAAGGTCAAGGTTTAGAAACTACTCCACAAGGAACCCCTAGAAATCACAATTTTAGGCTGACTTACGATAACAGTCAGATCTTCAGAAATACCTCTTTAAATATTAATCTATATTCTCAGGATTTCAGAACGGTATACGGATACAGCAATACGTTTCTAAATGGAGGTCAATCTAATATTATTTCTAAAAAATATGGAATAAGAGTCAATTTCGACACTCAAATTTTTAATCATCAAAATGCTCAGCTTGAAGTGATGTACGGAGCGGATATTTTGAATGATCAAACCGTTCAGAAACTCGAAGACGGAAGATATTGGACTCCTGATATGAGCATGACCAATATTGCTCCTTTTGCCTTAATTAAATTAGATTTATTTAAAAAACTAACAATTAAAGGAGGTTTGAGATACGAAAACATGAAGGTGAATGTAGGTGATTTCAACACGTTATCCAGTCTGAAGGCAGACGGAACTTTTACCAAGAGTATTTTTGTAAAAGGCGGAGACTTGGAGTACAACGCCCTTGTTGGAAATATTGGAATGCGTTATAATATTAACAATGCTTTGAATCTTTTCTCCAGTTTCTCACAGTCGTATTCGATTAATGAATTAGGTCGTATTCTAAGAACCTCTACAGAATCTACGATTGCTAACCTTGAAACCAAGCCTATTATCGTCAACAACTATGAACTGGGGGCTACAGGACAAATTACAAAATGGCTGAACTATGAAGTGACGTCTTATGTAAGTACTTCTAAGCTTGGGGCTTCTTTCATACAGAGTGCAGACCGGGCAATAACGATTCAGCGTTCCCCGGAAGTTGTATACGGTGTTGAAGGATATCTTCACTTCTCTCCATACAAATGGATCAATTTCGGGGGAAGCTACAGCTGGCTGGAAGGAATTACTTCTCTTAAAGATGACGGCGATTACTCTGCTAAAATCAACAACTCCAGAATTTCAGCTCCAAAAATACTTGCCTACGTACAAGTACGCCCGACTAAAGCACTTTCTTTAGGATTAGATATGCTCCATTCTTTCGAGCAGGACCGATTCAGTCCAAATGCTAAAACAGGACTTTATACGTATGGAGAAGGATATGTTCCTGAAACTACAATCTTTAATTTCAGATCTTCTTACCAGATCAATTCTAACTGGAAAGCTTCTTTAGGGATAGAAAACCTCTTTAACAAAACCTATCAACCTGCAATTGCATGGTGGAATGCAAGAGATACGGAATTTGTAAATGCTTTAGGAATGAGAGGAACTTTCATGATAGAATATAAATTTTAA
- a CDS encoding SH3 domain-containing protein — MKRLIPFIILTFSLFLLNSCFKANDNVGHDGRCTGSAYCTACSNCSRCGHCSSGGTCGVCGGGSGSNSSSGSSAKRSKSKKNKSSDSYKASKTKSNKPPKVFIDKVNVNVNSNRYIAGISTTNIYEKPSFKSKIIAIVPKNTKLIQVSKQNSWYKVKKDGKMGYVHYKDIK, encoded by the coding sequence ATGAAAAGACTAATACCATTTATTATACTTACATTCAGTTTATTTCTTTTAAACTCTTGTTTTAAAGCCAATGATAATGTAGGACATGACGGAAGATGTACAGGTTCCGCATATTGTACGGCCTGTTCAAACTGTTCTCGATGCGGACATTGCAGCAGCGGTGGAACCTGCGGCGTTTGTGGTGGCGGTTCCGGAAGCAACTCTTCTTCCGGAAGTTCTGCCAAAAGAAGCAAATCCAAGAAAAACAAATCATCAGATTCTTATAAGGCATCAAAAACAAAATCCAATAAACCACCAAAAGTATTTATTGATAAGGTAAATGTCAACGTCAACTCCAACAGATATATTGCAGGAATTTCAACAACCAATATTTACGAAAAGCCCTCTTTCAAATCTAAAATAATAGCCATAGTTCCTAAAAACACAAAGCTAATCCAGGTTTCAAAGCAAAACTCCTGGTACAAAGTAAAAAAGGATGGGAAAATGGGATATGTTCATTATAAGGATATAAAGTAA
- a CDS encoding YegP family protein has product MGKFIITQRVNKEYQFNLKAANGEIILTSEGYVQKASCHKGVESVRINSQDDSRYERRTAVNGKEYFVLKARNGEIIGKSQLYNAKSGMENGIASVKSNAPTAEIVDETLKS; this is encoded by the coding sequence ATGGGAAAATTTATTATTACTCAGAGAGTAAACAAAGAGTATCAGTTTAACCTGAAAGCCGCAAATGGCGAAATTATTTTAACCAGCGAAGGCTATGTCCAAAAAGCATCTTGCCATAAAGGAGTAGAATCGGTGAGAATTAATTCTCAGGATGATTCAAGGTATGAGAGAAGAACTGCTGTAAACGGAAAAGAATATTTCGTCTTAAAAGCAAGAAACGGTGAGATCATTGGGAAAAGCCAGTTATACAACGCAAAATCGGGAATGGAAAACGGAATTGCCTCCGTAAAGTCCAATGCTCCAACCGCCGAAATTGTTGATGAAACCCTAAAAAGCTAA
- a CDS encoding tetratricopeptide repeat-containing sensor histidine kinase — translation MRNLLILIILFTMSSCKKDNIVSSEPPTNKDFKRAELFNKNNITDSAFYYFNLSKNSFLEKNDSIGAARALVNMAFIQNAKGDFFGSIETSLESNKFLKNENNTIAKKILTSNYNNIANASNSLKSFDSALVYYKKAIRYADNYEAKYICYNNIGDVLISKGNLKLAKSYLQQATHAHNIDNYSRALNNFAKAKYLDDKNYDPIPELDKALEIRKKINDGPGLNSSFETLSTYYLNKDKNLSLKFAQKMLTEATNNHSPDDQILALQRIITLDPKNYLRSFEHLSSISDTLQISRNRHKNQFAMVRYDVEQKNADNLKLKSKSFRQNIALIALGLTLIGGSFYYIKRKKRLEQEKELEVKNTQLKMSKKVHDVVANGIYQVMTKIENQEHFNKDETLDELEFVYEKSRDISYEKTDTQGEEKDFSERISETVSSFKNDEVNTYLAGNDSETWKHLSSKNREEVYQIIRELLVNMKKHSRATIVSFRFERENELIRIFYTDNGIGISGDVIYKNGLSSTVSRIETIHGEIIFDTKTEKGLKITISFPAS, via the coding sequence ATGAGAAATTTATTAATATTGATTATCTTATTTACAATGTCTTCTTGTAAAAAAGATAATATTGTTAGCTCTGAACCACCTACAAATAAAGATTTCAAAAGAGCAGAACTATTTAACAAAAATAATATTACCGATTCTGCTTTTTATTATTTTAACTTATCAAAGAATTCTTTTTTAGAAAAAAATGATTCCATAGGAGCTGCAAGAGCTTTGGTAAATATGGCATTTATCCAAAATGCTAAAGGAGACTTTTTTGGTTCAATTGAAACATCTTTGGAAAGTAATAAATTTCTTAAAAATGAAAACAATACAATTGCTAAGAAAATACTAACTTCTAATTATAATAATATAGCTAATGCCTCTAATAGTCTTAAAAGCTTTGATAGCGCATTAGTTTATTATAAAAAAGCAATACGATATGCAGATAATTATGAAGCTAAATATATTTGCTATAACAATATTGGTGATGTATTAATAAGTAAAGGAAATCTAAAACTAGCAAAATCATATTTACAACAAGCTACTCATGCTCACAATATTGATAATTATTCTAGAGCATTAAATAATTTTGCAAAAGCGAAATATCTGGATGACAAAAATTATGACCCTATTCCTGAATTGGATAAAGCATTAGAAATCAGAAAAAAAATTAATGACGGGCCAGGTTTAAATTCTAGCTTTGAAACATTGTCAACATATTATTTAAATAAAGACAAAAACCTATCACTAAAATTTGCACAAAAAATGCTTACTGAAGCAACAAATAATCATAGTCCGGACGATCAAATATTAGCATTACAAAGAATAATTACCTTAGATCCTAAAAATTATCTTAGAAGTTTTGAACATCTTTCTTCAATAAGTGACACATTACAAATATCTAGAAATAGACATAAAAATCAATTTGCGATGGTGAGGTATGATGTTGAGCAAAAAAATGCTGATAATCTAAAATTAAAATCAAAAAGCTTCAGGCAAAACATCGCCCTTATCGCTTTAGGATTAACACTAATCGGAGGTAGTTTTTACTATATAAAAAGAAAAAAACGTCTCGAACAGGAAAAAGAGCTTGAAGTAAAAAACACCCAGCTTAAAATGTCAAAAAAGGTTCATGATGTGGTTGCAAACGGTATTTATCAAGTAATGACAAAGATTGAAAACCAGGAGCATTTTAATAAGGACGAAACTCTTGACGAACTGGAATTTGTGTACGAAAAGTCCAGGGATATTTCTTACGAGAAAACAGACACCCAAGGTGAAGAAAAAGATTTTAGCGAAAGAATTTCTGAAACGGTCAGCTCATTTAAAAATGACGAAGTGAATACTTATCTTGCCGGAAACGACAGTGAAACTTGGAAACATCTGAGCTCCAAAAATAGGGAAGAGGTGTATCAGATCATCCGCGAATTGCTTGTCAATATGAAAAAACACAGCAGGGCAACCATCGTTTCATTCAGATTTGAAAGAGAAAATGAACTCATCAGAATATTCTATACAGATAATGGAATTGGAATTTCAGGAGATGTAATTTATAAAAACGGGTTATCTTCTACGGTTTCCCGTATAGAAACCATCCACGGAGAAATTATTTTTGACACCAAAACAGAAAAAGGACTGAAAATCACTATTTCATTTCCTGCTTCCTAA
- the msrA gene encoding peptide-methionine (S)-S-oxide reductase MsrA encodes MDNNNLEQITFGGGCFWCVESCFNMLKGVESAISGYSGGHKDNPTYQEVCTGETGHAEVVQITYNPSMISYEQLMDVFFFLHDPTQLNRQGNDIGTQYRSVIYYKDEAEKAKAEEAIKTSQESGRWQGTYVTELTKFNKFWSAEQYHQGYYNENPTQPYCSAVVGPKIQKFKKHFGELGMLNAE; translated from the coding sequence ATGGACAACAATAATTTAGAGCAAATCACTTTTGGCGGAGGATGTTTCTGGTGTGTCGAAAGCTGTTTCAATATGCTGAAAGGTGTAGAATCTGCCATTTCCGGATATTCTGGAGGACACAAAGACAATCCCACTTATCAGGAAGTTTGCACAGGAGAAACGGGACATGCAGAAGTAGTACAAATTACCTACAATCCTTCGATGATTTCTTATGAGCAACTGATGGATGTTTTCTTTTTCCTTCACGACCCAACCCAATTAAACCGACAGGGAAATGACATCGGAACGCAATACCGCTCTGTCATTTATTACAAAGACGAAGCTGAAAAGGCAAAAGCGGAAGAAGCCATCAAAACCTCTCAGGAATCGGGAAGATGGCAGGGAACTTATGTTACGGAATTAACAAAATTCAATAAATTCTGGTCTGCCGAACAATACCATCAAGGCTATTACAATGAAAACCCAACTCAGCCGTATTGCAGCGCTGTTGTCGGTCCAAAAATTCAGAAATTCAAAAAGCATTTCGGTGAACTGGGGATGCTGAACGCAGAATAA
- a CDS encoding response regulator gives MFKKILIAEDHEMGSLSVQKTLEDLNIPKVDYVYYCDDAMSKVQKALRENNPYDLLITDLSFEEDHYTQNIKDGQDLIQKVREIQPALKVIVFSGQHKSGIIDSLFKNYHINGYVRKARNDSKELKKSIASVFINENYLSTDLKQEVKKFNNYEFSAYDITLVTLLSKGILQKNIPVHLQEKDMKPNSLSSIEKKLNSLKEDLEVTSNEQLVAFCKDIGII, from the coding sequence ATGTTCAAAAAAATTTTAATCGCCGAAGACCACGAAATGGGCAGTCTTTCTGTCCAAAAAACATTGGAGGATCTTAATATTCCGAAAGTTGACTATGTATATTATTGTGATGATGCCATGTCAAAAGTTCAAAAAGCCTTACGGGAAAACAATCCATATGATCTATTGATTACCGACCTTTCTTTTGAAGAAGATCATTACACACAAAACATTAAAGACGGGCAGGATTTAATTCAAAAAGTCAGGGAAATTCAACCGGCTCTCAAAGTGATTGTTTTTTCCGGCCAGCATAAATCGGGAATTATCGATTCGCTTTTTAAAAATTATCATATCAACGGGTATGTGCGAAAAGCCAGAAATGACTCTAAAGAACTAAAAAAATCCATCGCTTCGGTTTTTATTAATGAAAATTATCTTTCGACAGACCTCAAGCAGGAAGTGAAAAAATTTAACAATTATGAGTTTTCTGCTTATGACATCACATTGGTAACCCTCCTTTCAAAAGGAATTTTACAGAAAAATATTCCTGTTCATCTTCAGGAAAAAGATATGAAACCGAATAGTTTAAGCAGTATCGAGAAAAAACTAAACAGCTTAAAAGAAGACCTTGAAGTAACCAGCAACGAACAATTGGTTGCTTTTTGTAAAGACATCGGAATTATTTAA
- a CDS encoding PepSY-associated TM helix domain-containing protein, protein MRKKHHHKKKPGTFKKWTGKLHLWFGLGIGFLIFIISITGALYVFKDEIENITRKDVIYHNEQNIDQKQILPIRVLEKALVEQVKEKYPVHWVNIPIDKKMSYLFYWYEHNPKGWNYFNEFPIYKVAYVNPYNGKVLRTYDEKNGFFQIVKMIHWSYLLKQEWGTYLVGIPVIIFVIMLISGIILWWPKNKAARKQRFAFKWKNVKNWKRKNYDLHNVLGFYASIFALIFSLTGLFYAFFVVQAAFYFIFSGGKTVYPDFSSIKTKAPIELRTEGTLDKISNTVKAKYPDSYGFSIDLGHEHMDDHEHPNFEVYVKHLSYSYHKSSSLIFDENSGELLHTHDMKDKNFGEKTVGANYDIHVGSILGLPTKIIAFIVSLICASLPVTGFMIWWGRRKKKTIKTT, encoded by the coding sequence ATGAGGAAAAAGCATCATCATAAAAAAAAACCGGGCACATTCAAAAAATGGACCGGAAAACTGCATTTGTGGTTCGGTTTGGGTATCGGATTTTTAATCTTCATCATCTCCATTACAGGAGCTTTGTACGTTTTCAAAGATGAAATTGAGAACATAACGAGAAAGGACGTCATTTATCATAACGAACAGAATATTGATCAGAAACAGATTCTTCCCATTCGAGTCTTAGAAAAAGCCTTGGTAGAACAGGTGAAAGAAAAATATCCTGTTCATTGGGTGAATATTCCGATTGATAAAAAGATGTCTTATCTTTTTTACTGGTATGAACATAATCCGAAAGGCTGGAATTATTTTAATGAATTTCCTATCTATAAAGTAGCTTATGTCAACCCATACAACGGTAAGGTTTTAAGAACCTATGATGAAAAAAACGGCTTTTTCCAGATCGTGAAAATGATTCACTGGAGCTATCTTCTGAAACAGGAATGGGGAACCTACCTTGTCGGAATTCCGGTAATTATTTTTGTGATCATGCTCATTTCCGGAATTATCCTTTGGTGGCCTAAAAATAAGGCAGCAAGAAAACAACGTTTCGCATTCAAATGGAAGAATGTAAAAAACTGGAAAAGAAAGAACTATGATCTCCATAATGTCTTAGGCTTTTATGCTTCTATTTTTGCTTTAATATTTTCATTAACAGGATTATTTTATGCATTTTTTGTTGTTCAGGCTGCATTTTATTTCATTTTTTCAGGAGGAAAAACCGTTTATCCCGACTTTTCATCCATTAAAACGAAAGCTCCGATTGAACTAAGGACAGAAGGAACTCTAGATAAGATCAGCAATACCGTGAAAGCAAAATATCCTGACTCTTACGGTTTCTCTATTGATCTGGGTCATGAGCATATGGACGATCACGAACATCCGAACTTCGAGGTTTATGTGAAACATTTATCATATTCTTATCATAAAAGCAGCAGCCTTATTTTTGATGAAAATTCGGGGGAATTACTCCATACTCATGACATGAAAGACAAAAATTTCGGCGAAAAAACAGTGGGAGCCAACTATGACATCCATGTCGGGTCTATTCTTGGGCTTCCTACAAAGATTATCGCTTTTATTGTAAGCCTGATATGTGCCTCATTACCAGTAACCGGTTTCATGATTTGGTGGGGAAGAAGAAAAAAGAAAACAATCAAAACAACTTAA